The Phycisphaerales bacterium AB-hyl4 genome contains a region encoding:
- a CDS encoding cupin domain-containing protein → MPKTTTSENKFPSWCEVSHYGIARHEPGAEIELHFHDCNECWIIIEGRGIATSEGKTYELGPGDMLMTRAGDEHAMKVTEKMTTVFLYGVMPPGGRIGHLHRGVDQPLP, encoded by the coding sequence ATGCCCAAAACCACGACAAGCGAAAACAAATTCCCCAGTTGGTGCGAGGTGTCTCACTACGGCATCGCCCGCCACGAACCTGGCGCGGAGATCGAACTGCACTTTCACGACTGCAATGAATGCTGGATCATCATCGAAGGCCGAGGCATTGCCACCAGTGAAGGCAAGACGTACGAACTGGGCCCCGGCGACATGCTCATGACCCGAGCCGGCGATGAGCACGCCATGAAGGTCACGGAGAAAATGACGACCGTGTTTCTCTACGGCGTCATGCCCCCGGGCGGACGCATCGGGCATCTGCACCGTGGCGTTGATCAACCTTTGCCGTAG
- a CDS encoding sigma-54-dependent transcriptional regulator codes for MHKAKVFIVDDEPGMLEVCADTLAKLDDVEVAVESNGNQAVKRLTGEESWDLLITDIRMPDIHGVDLLRIARRHDPNLVVLMLTAFPTVETAVESMKLGAADYLTKPFLPDDLRATVRRLLEQRRLREENNLLQRQVERSNRFGDMIGCSEPMRRVFDTVQRVAPNDVDVLILGETGTGKELVARSIHQQSGRKDNRFVPVDCGAIPEALLESEFFGHERGAFSGADTRSLGLMEFADGGTFFLDEIGQLPINLQAKLLRALQERRIRRVGGTQEIELDVRVIAATSLNLEQEIAEQRFRADLFYRINVARIDLPPLRDRAEDIALLARHFVQRHAGEMGHKQINITPEALEVLCSYRWPGNVRELQNAIRRALAMTRDSELRPDDLPTELVIAAGDVGCGKDHGLFELRDQHVTDFERQYLAQLMQRHQGDVVAAVGEAKVPRGTLYRLLKKHDLNPADFRFDDAGQQI; via the coding sequence ATGCATAAAGCGAAAGTGTTCATCGTGGACGATGAGCCGGGCATGCTCGAAGTCTGCGCCGATACGCTGGCGAAGCTGGACGATGTCGAAGTGGCTGTGGAGTCCAACGGCAACCAGGCCGTGAAACGGCTGACCGGCGAGGAAAGTTGGGACCTGCTGATTACCGACATCCGCATGCCCGACATCCATGGCGTGGACTTGCTGCGCATCGCCCGCCGACACGACCCGAACCTCGTCGTGCTCATGCTCACCGCCTTTCCGACGGTCGAGACAGCGGTCGAAAGCATGAAACTCGGCGCGGCCGACTATCTCACCAAGCCCTTCCTGCCCGACGACCTGCGCGCCACCGTTCGCCGATTGCTCGAACAACGCCGACTCCGCGAAGAGAACAACCTGCTCCAACGCCAGGTTGAACGAAGCAACCGCTTCGGCGACATGATTGGCTGCAGCGAACCGATGCGACGTGTGTTCGACACCGTGCAGCGCGTCGCCCCCAACGATGTCGACGTACTCATCCTCGGCGAAACCGGAACGGGCAAGGAACTGGTCGCACGCAGCATTCACCAGCAAAGCGGGCGCAAGGATAATCGCTTCGTGCCCGTCGACTGTGGCGCAATTCCCGAGGCCTTACTGGAAAGCGAATTCTTCGGCCACGAGCGCGGTGCATTCTCCGGCGCGGACACGCGCAGCCTCGGCCTGATGGAATTTGCCGACGGCGGCACGTTCTTCCTTGACGAAATCGGGCAGTTGCCGATCAACCTCCAGGCCAAGCTATTGCGAGCCTTGCAGGAGCGGCGCATTCGGCGGGTCGGTGGCACGCAGGAAATTGAACTGGACGTGCGCGTCATTGCCGCCACCTCGCTGAACCTGGAGCAGGAGATCGCCGAGCAGCGGTTCCGTGCCGACCTGTTTTACCGCATCAATGTCGCCCGGATCGATCTGCCGCCGCTGCGCGACCGGGCGGAAGACATTGCGCTGCTGGCCAGGCATTTTGTGCAGCGACACGCCGGCGAGATGGGACACAAGCAGATCAACATTACGCCGGAGGCGCTTGAAGTTTTGTGCAGCTACCGCTGGCCGGGCAATGTGCGGGAATTGCAGAACGCGATCCGCCGCGCCTTGGCGATGACTCGCGACAGCGAACTGCGGCCCGATGACTTGCCGACGGAACTCGTCATCGCCGCCGGCGACGTCGGGTGCGGCAAGGACCACGGCCTGTTCGAGCTTCGCGATCAGCACGTCACCGATTTCGAACGGCAATACCTGGCGCAACTGATGCAGCGTCACCAGGGCGACGTGGTCGCCGCGGTGGGCGAGGCGAAGGTGCCGCGCGGCACGCTCTATCGGCTCTTGAAAAAGCATGACCTGAACCCAGCCGACTTCCGCTTCGACGATGCCGGCCAGCAGATCTGA